In Fusarium oxysporum f. sp. lycopersici 4287 chromosome 2, whole genome shotgun sequence, a genomic segment contains:
- a CDS encoding DNA-binding protein creA — MQRAQSAVDFSNLLNPTVPADKESEKPQQGDVEMATAAVTVIKPNGPLPGVQNSENSNELPRPYKCPLCDKAFHRLEHQTRHIRTHTGEKPHACQFPGCSKKFSRSDELTRHSRIHNNPNSRRGNKAAQAHQQQQHQMHQQQGLPPHMMPDGMMAPPPAPKTIRSAPGSALASPNVSPPHSYSTFALPVSAVHYNRGGDISMLAKAATQVERETLTAPPHHSNNHRHHPYFGHGMHSSRGHLPTLSSYHMGRSHSNEDPSDDHYSGAMRHAKRSRPNSPNSTAPSSPTFSHDSLSPTPDHTPIATPAHSPRLRPFSTGYELPSLRNLSLQHNTTPALAPMEPHLEQNQFQQGSAPTTQPRPTGMSLTDIISRPDGSQRKLPVPQVPKVAVQDLLSDNGFSHSGRSSGTSSLAGGDLMDRM, encoded by the coding sequence ATGCAACGAGCACAGTCGGCCGTGGATTTTTCCAATCTACTTAACCCCACAGTTCCGGCTGATAAGGAATCCGAGAAACCCCAACAGGGCGACGTCGAGATGGCTACAGCAGCGGTGACCGTTATCAAACCCAATGGCCCCCTTCCGGGTGTCCAGAACTCGGAGAACTCAAATGAGTTGCCCCGACCTTATAAGTGCCCTCTCTGCGATAAGGCCTTCCACCGCCTCGAGCATCAGACTCGACACATCCGCACTCACACTGGAGAGAAGCCTCACGCCTGCCAGTTCCCCGGCTGCAGCAAGAAGTTCTCTCGATCTGATGAGCTCACACGCCACTCTCGCATTCACAACAACCCTAACTCAAGGCGAGGTAACAAGGCGGCTCAAGcacaccagcagcagcagcaccaaaTGCACCAGCAGCAGGGTCTTCCGCCTCATATGATGCCCGATGGAATGATGGCGCCGCCTCCCGCGCCCAAGACCATCCGCTCTGCCCCTGGCTCTGCACTGGCTTCACCCAATGTGTCTCCTCCTCACTCCTATTCTACCTTTGCTCTGCCCGTTTCTGCGGTTCACTACAACCGCGGCGGTGACATTTCCATGCTGGCCAAGGCTGCTACTCAGGTTGAGCGTGAGACTCTGActgctcctcctcaccaTAGCAACAACCACCGTCATCATCCTTACTTTGGTCACGGAATGCATAGCTCTCGAGGCCACCTGCCTACGCTTTCTTCCTATCACATGGGCCGCTCTCATTCAAATGAGGACCCCAGCGATGACCACTACTCTGGCGCCATGCGACATGCTAAGCGATCAAGGCCCAACTCCCCCAACTCTACAGCTCCCTCTTCGCCAACATTTTCTCACGACTCTCTGTCACCCACTCCCGACCACACCCCTATCGCCACTCCTGCTCACTCTCCTCGTCTGCGACCTTTCTCTACTGGTTATGAGCTGCCAAGTCTCCGAAATTTGTCTCTCCAGCACAATACGACGCCTGCTCTGGCCCCTATGGAGCCTCATCTCGAGCAGAATCAGTTCCAGCAGGGATCTGCCCCCACTACCCAGCCTCGCCCTACTGGGATGTCTTTGACAGACATCATCAGCCGGCCCGATGGATCTCAGCGAAAGCTTCCTGTTCCTCAGGTCCCCAAGGTGGCTGTCCAGGATCTACTTTCTGATAATGGCTTCAGCCACAGCGGCAGGAGCTCAGGAACCAGCAGTTTGGCCGGCGGCGATCTCATGGATCGAATGTAG